CAAGGTGAGGACAAGGCCGGCGGGCAAGGCGCCGTGGGCGAGCAGTTCCGAGACGAACACGTCCAGGGTCCGCAGACCGCGGGCCCGGGTGTCCTGCTCGAAGCTCTTGAACCGGATACCGACGAAGTCGGAGCATTTCTGTGCGGAGACGGCATCACTGACCCGCTGCGCGGCCTGCGCTGCGTGGAAGTCCTCCTCGTCATCTCCTCTCGGCCCATAACCGTCCTCGAAATCCAGTCGCAGGTCCTCGATCGGTTCGGCCAGGAGCTTCACGTTGACCTTGTCCGCGATCTGGCGGCGGAGACCCTCCGGTGCGCCGACGAGCTCACAGACATGGTTCATGCCGCGCGTCCCGACTGCCTCGAGAGCCTGGGCGCCCCATGCGGTGAGGGTCGACGTGTCGAAGCGGTCGGCCGGCAGGTAAACGGTGTGGATCGGCTGCCGGGAACCGCTGTCTCCCGGATAGTCGTGCTCGAGGGAACGGTCGGTTGCTGCCAGGGTGTCATCGATGTGGGCGTGCACCGCGTCGGACAGCCGCGAGCGGACCACCGTCACTTCACCAGCTCATACGCGGGCAGCGTGAGGAAGTCCGTGTAGGTCTCGGACAGGCAGATGTCCGCCACAAGTGCCTGGGCCGGCACATAGTACTTCTCGAAGAGTTCGGCGCTGACTTCCGCTCTGAGGGCCTGAGATTCCTCCTCCAGCAGTCTTTGCACCAGTTCTGCCGTCACGGTGCGGCCCGTGTCCGCGAGGGTGACCTGGTTCCTGATCTGCTGCCAGACCTGGGACCGGGAGATCTCGGCGGTTGCAGCGTCCTCCATCAGGTTGTGGATGGCGACAGCCCCGTTACCGGAAAGCCAGACAGCCACATACGCCATGGCGACGTACAGGTTCGACCGCAGGCCCGCTTCGGTGACGCTCCCGTCCGCGGATCCAACATCCAGCAGGTCTTCTGCGCTGACGCTGACGTCGGTACGCTGCCGATCGACCTGGTTGGGCTTGGCTCCCAGGACGCTGTCGAAAACTTCGCGGCAGATGGGCACGAGATCAGGATGGGCCACCCAGGATCCGTCGAAGCCGTCGTTGGCTTCACGCGTCTTGTCGGCGCGGACCTTGTTGAAAGCTTCCTCGGTGACGGCCGGTTCGCGTCGGTTGGGGATCACCGCTGCCATCCCTCCCATGGCGAATGCACCCCGGCGGTGGCATGTCTGGACCAGCAGTTCGGTGTAGGCGCGCATGAAGGGCGCCGTCATGGAGACGGTGGCCCGATCCGGCAGGACGAAGTCCGTCCCGCCATCGCGGAAGTACTTCACGATGCTGAACAGGTAGTCCCAGCGTCCCGCGTTCAGGCCGGACGCGTGATCGCGCAGTTCATAGAGGATTTCGTCCATCTCGAACGCGGCGGGGATGGTCTCGATGAGCACGGTCGCCCTGATGGTGCCCTGCGGGATGCCCACATAGTCCTGCGCGAAGACGAAGACGTCGTTCCACAGTCGTGCCTCGAGGTGGCTTTCGAGCTTGGGGAGGTAGTAGTAGGGTCCGCTGCCGTTGCCGAGGAGCTGGCGGGCGTTGTGGAAGAAATGCAGGCCGAAGTCGACCAGGGCGCCGATCGCAGCCTGCCCGTCGACGGAGATGTTCTTCTCGGGGAGGTGCCACCCGCGCGGCCGTGCCACGACGACTGCCAGCGGTGCATCCGTCCGCAGGGCGTATTCCTTGCCCTCCGGCGAGGTATAGCTCAGCTCGCCCCGGGCTGCCTGCAGGAGGTTCAGCTGGGCGTCGACGACGTTGTGCCAGGTGGGTGTGCTGGCGTCCTCGAGGTCGGCGAGCCAGACCTTGGCCCCGGAATTGAGGGCGTTGATCGCCATCTTCGCCGGCGTGGCCGGTCCTGTCATTTCCACCCTGCGGTCCTGCAGCTGGGGCGGGGCGGCGGCGACGCTCCAGGTGTCGTCGCGGACAGCACGCGTCTCGGGCAGGAAGTCCAGCCGTCCCGTTTCCGACACGTGCTGCCGCCGCAGGGCGCGGTCGGTCAGGCGTTCCTCGCGCTGGTTCGCGAATTTCTGGTGGAGCTGCTCGATGAAGGTGAGCGCTTTGGGAGTGAGGATGGTTCCGGCTGCCGGGAACGGCATCGGGGAGGTGAGTTCGATGGTCATTGCGTAGCCTTTCGGGTAGCTCAGTGAGCGAGGGCAGGCTCGGTGACGGCAGCTGCTGCCACTGCTGCAGCAACATCGGCAGCGACCTGGGGGTCGAAGACGCTGGGGATGATGAAGCTCGCGTTCAGTTCCGCCTCGCTGACGCGCGCCGCGATGGCCTCTGCTGCTGCGACAAGCATCTCCGGCGTGATGTCGGAGACCTGGGCATCGAGGAGGCCTCGGAAGAATCCTGGGAAGGCGAGCACGTTGTTGATCTGGTTCGGGAAGTCGGAACGTCCCGTTGCGACAACGGCGGCGTGCTTGGCGGCGATCAGCGGATCGATCTCCGGATCCGGGTTCGCCATGGCGAACACGATGGCCTGATCGGCCATGGAGGCCACATGCTCCTCGGAGAGGACGTTCGGCGCGCTGACCCCGATGAAGACGTCCGCTCCGACGAGGGCCTCATGCAGGGACCCAGAGAAAGCCTCCGTGTTCGTGTTCTGCGCGATCCAGGCCCGGTGGGGGTCGGCGTGCTGCTGGTCGCTGTTGATCGCGCCCTTGCGGTCGCAGGCGACGATGTGCCGGGCTCCCTGTGCGACCAGGAGCTGGATGATGGCCGATCCGGCAGCACCAACACCGGAGACGACGATCCGCACGTCGGCCAGATCCTTCGTGACGACCCTCAGTGCGTTGGTGAGCGCGGCCAGGGTGACGATGGCCGTTCCGTGCTGGTCATCGTGGAAGACCGGGATGTCCAGCTCCTCACGGAGCCTGTTCTCGATCTCGAAGCACCGCGGAGCGGCGATGTCCTCGAGGTTCACCCCTCCGTATACGGGCGCGAGCGCCTTGACGATGCTGATGATCTGTTCGGTGTCCTGGGTGTCGAGGCAGACAGGCCAGGCATCGACGTTGGCGAACTGCTTGAACAGGGCTGCCTTGCCCTCCATGACGGGCAGAGCAGCGGCCGGCCCGATGTTGCCCAGCCCGAGGACTGCTGAACCGTCGGTGACGACGGCGATCGTGTTGCGCTTGA
This genomic interval from Arthrobacter agilis contains the following:
- the aceB gene encoding malate synthase A, which gives rise to MTIELTSPMPFPAAGTILTPKALTFIEQLHQKFANQREERLTDRALRRQHVSETGRLDFLPETRAVRDDTWSVAAAPPQLQDRRVEMTGPATPAKMAINALNSGAKVWLADLEDASTPTWHNVVDAQLNLLQAARGELSYTSPEGKEYALRTDAPLAVVVARPRGWHLPEKNISVDGQAAIGALVDFGLHFFHNARQLLGNGSGPYYYLPKLESHLEARLWNDVFVFAQDYVGIPQGTIRATVLIETIPAAFEMDEILYELRDHASGLNAGRWDYLFSIVKYFRDGGTDFVLPDRATVSMTAPFMRAYTELLVQTCHRRGAFAMGGMAAVIPNRREPAVTEEAFNKVRADKTREANDGFDGSWVAHPDLVPICREVFDSVLGAKPNQVDRQRTDVSVSAEDLLDVGSADGSVTEAGLRSNLYVAMAYVAVWLSGNGAVAIHNLMEDAATAEISRSQVWQQIRNQVTLADTGRTVTAELVQRLLEEESQALRAEVSAELFEKYYVPAQALVADICLSETYTDFLTLPAYELVK
- a CDS encoding NAD-dependent malic enzyme; this translates as MANPSPGYSITLRVEAPSAFSTTAELAAAVGAAGASITALDVTESHHEHIVVDVSCNTTDAEHGEKVREALNELQGVTVRQLSDRTFLMHLGGKLEVVPKVALRNRDDLSRAYTPGVARVCLAIAENPEDARRLTVKRNTIAVVTDGSAVLGLGNIGPAAALPVMEGKAALFKQFANVDAWPVCLDTQDTEQIISIVKALAPVYGGVNLEDIAAPRCFEIENRLREELDIPVFHDDQHGTAIVTLAALTNALRVVTKDLADVRIVVSGVGAAGSAIIQLLVAQGARHIVACDRKGAINSDQQHADPHRAWIAQNTNTEAFSGSLHEALVGADVFIGVSAPNVLSEEHVASMADQAIVFAMANPDPEIDPLIAAKHAAVVATGRSDFPNQINNVLAFPGFFRGLLDAQVSDITPEMLVAAAEAIAARVSEAELNASFIIPSVFDPQVAADVAAAVAAAAVTEPALAH